A genomic region of Cuculus canorus isolate bCucCan1 chromosome 24, bCucCan1.pri, whole genome shotgun sequence contains the following coding sequences:
- the RHOC gene encoding rho-related GTP-binding protein RhoC isoform X2, protein MAAIRKKLVIVGDGACGKTCLLIVFSKDQFPEVYVPTVFENYIADIEVDGKQVELALWDTAGQEDYDRLRPLSYPDTDVILMCFSIDSPDSLENIPEKWTPEVKHFCPNVPIILVGNKKDLRNDEHTRRELAKMKQEPVKPEEGRDMANRVNAFGYLECSAKTKEGVREVFEMATRAGLQVRKNKKRRGCPLL, encoded by the exons ATGGCAGCCATCAGGAAGAAGCTGGTGATCGTGGGAGACGGTGCCTGCGGGAAGACGTGTCTGCTGATCGTGTTCAGCAAGGACCAGTTCCCCGAGGTCTACGTTCCGACTGTGTTTGAGAACTACATTGCTGACATAGAGGTAGATGGGAAGCAG GTGGAGCTGGCACTGTGGGACACGGCAGGACAGGAGGACTATGACAGGCTGCGGCCCCTCTCCTACCCGGACACAGATGTCATCCTCATGTGCTTTTCCATTGACAGCCCGGATAGCCTCG AGAACATCCCCGAGAAGTGGACGCCTGAGGTAAAGCATTTCTGCCCCAACGTGCCCATCATCCTGGTGGGGAACAAGAAGGACCTGCGGAACGACGAGCACACGCGGCGCGAGCTGGCGAAGATGAAGCAG GAGCCGGTGAAGCCGGAGGAAGGGAGGGACATGGCCAACAGGGTCAATGCCTTCGGCTACCTCGAGTGCTCAGCCAAGACGAAGGAGGGCGTGCGGGAGGTCTTTGAGATGGCCACGCGCGCCGGCCTGCAGGTCCGCAAGAACAAGAAGCGCAGAGGCTGCCCGCTGCTCTGA
- the RHOC gene encoding rho-related GTP-binding protein RhoC isoform X1: MCFSIDSPDSLENIPEKWTPEVKHFCPNVPIILVGNKKDLRNDEHTRRELAKMKQEPVKPEEGRDMANRVNAFGYLECSAKTKEGVREVFEMATRAGLQVRKNKKRRGCPLL, from the exons ATGTGCTTTTCCATTGACAGCCCGGATAGCCTCG AGAACATCCCCGAGAAGTGGACGCCTGAGGTAAAGCATTTCTGCCCCAACGTGCCCATCATCCTGGTGGGGAACAAGAAGGACCTGCGGAACGACGAGCACACGCGGCGCGAGCTGGCGAAGATGAAGCAG GAGCCGGTGAAGCCGGAGGAAGGGAGGGACATGGCCAACAGGGTCAATGCCTTCGGCTACCTCGAGTGCTCAGCCAAGACGAAGGAGGGCGTGCGGGAGGTCTTTGAGATGGCCACGCGCGCCGGCCTGCAGGTCCGCAAGAACAAGAAGCGCAGAGGCTGCCCGCTGCTCTGA